In Octopus bimaculoides isolate UCB-OBI-ISO-001 chromosome 5, ASM119413v2, whole genome shotgun sequence, a genomic segment contains:
- the LOC106874391 gene encoding nucleolin has product MNTSKVANTPKNKTPKSAKKKGSAVKAQVDTPRPNLPAKKVPSAKKQNGLKSAATPKSKSVTTKTPPKSNKKKPVVKKDEEDDDDEEEEDEEMDVDHIKELVMASDDDDDDEEEEDDDEEEEDDDDDDDDEIDEKDLEAMLKAIRGKETKKAATPAKTPKEEKTKKAVTATPAKTPKAGKGKDTEAKTPKKAEEVAPAKTPKGDKAKKTEAAATPAKTPKDNKAKKTEAATPAKKADTAMEADAGQQNPIEDLQGAYQEQLKFFNERNKRTLFVKQLPSKITESELSKLSSDILVVRMRKSRDSSVYAFVEFKDEATAQKNFKTLSECKFEGNPIFVDFASTKSTSEGPKGNIGKLDPKKLYITGFPQKTTLEDLQKVLPNAQVTLPVKTSTNVPLGYAFAKFEIPDLCSEALKQVQGKVLHGTPLIALYAKLVPLSKEIKRKLDEPKGDPDAKKRKLVQKKEEEEEDDDDDDEEEEDDDDDDDDDEEEEEDDD; this is encoded by the exons gtAGCCAATACTCCAAAAAACAAAACGCCTAAATCAGCAAAAAAGAAAGGG agTGCTGTAAAGGCACAAGTTGATACGCCAAGACCAAATCTGCCTGCTAAGAAAGTCCCATCtgctaaaaaacaaaatggtCTTAAATCAGCTGCAACA CCAAAGTCCAAAAGTGTGACTACAAAGACACCACCCAagtcaaataaaaagaaacctgtcgtaaAAAAAGATGAG gaagatgatgatgatgaagaggaggaagatgaagagatGGATGTTGATCACATAAAGGAACTTGTCATGGCAtcagatgacgacgacgacgatgaggaggaggaagatgatgatgaggaggaggaggatgatgacgatgatgatgatgatgaaatag ATGAAAAGGATCTGGAGGCAATGCTTAAAGCAATCCGTGGCAAAGAGACTAAGAAGGCAGCTACCCCTGCCAAAACACCTAAGGAGGAGAAGACTAAGAAAGCTGTGACGGCTACTCCTGCCAAGACCCCTAAAGCTGGTAAGGGTAAAGACACAGAAGCAAAAACGCCCAAGAAAGCAGAAGAGGTTGCTCCAGCCAAGACGCCAAAAGGGGACAAAGCTAAGAAAACAGAAGCAGCAGCTACTCCTGCCAAAACTCCAAAAGATAATAAAGCTAAGAAAACAGAGGCAGCTACTCCTGCCAAAAAAGCTGATACAGCTATGGAAGCAGATGCTGGACAACAGAATCCTATTGAAGACCTACAAGGAGCATACCAAGAACAGTTGA agttctttaatgaaagaaacaaacgaacacTTTTTGTAAAACAGCTTCCCTCAAAGATCACAGAAAGTGAACTTTCTAAATTATCAAGTGATATATTAGTAGTCAGAATGAGGAAATCCCGAGATTCATCAGT GTATGCTTTTGTAGAATTTAAAGATGAAGCAACTGCACAGAAAAACTTTAAGACACTTTCAGAATGTAAATTTGAGGGCAACCCAATATTTGTCGATTTTGCATCTACAAAAAGTACGTCTGAGGGTCCAAAAGGTAATATTG GAAAGCTTGATCCCAAGAAATTGTACATAACTGGTTTCCCTCAAAAGACAACATTAGAAGATTTGCAAAAGGTACTTCCAAATGCCCAAGTGACTTTGCCAGTCAAGACATCAACAAATGTGCCTTTAGG atatgCATTTGCTAAGTTTGAAATACCCGACTTGTGTTCTGAAGCATTGAAACAGGTACAGGGCAAAGTACTTCATGGCACTCCTTTGATAGCTCTCTATGCAAAATTAGTACCATTATcgaaagaaataaagaggaaaCTGGACGAACCTAAAG gagacCCTGATgccaagaaaagaaaattggttcaaaagaaagaggaggaggaggaagatgacgacgatgatgatgaggaggaggaagatgatgatgatgatgatgatgatgatgaagaggaagaggaggatgatgacTAG